In Mongoliitalea daihaiensis, one DNA window encodes the following:
- a CDS encoding acetoacetate decarboxylase family protein, translating into MNTFDNQPTSHFAAPWKLKGEGFILVYRFTKNFVYESGFLREDQLGNFKEGFGYVMLVNYEESPVGPYRELLFIPGKFGPENKQSITKIYVDSDASTENGRFNWGIPKETVPFIWNKESNVTTVGVGSEENPIWFSKIRTGSIPLPVSTKILPIHLLQHLNDQKYLTKPEGKGWGKLAKLEKVHIDPLGFPDISQLKPLMCVHVNPFWMSFPLPKLV; encoded by the coding sequence ATGAACACTTTTGATAATCAGCCAACATCCCATTTTGCCGCCCCTTGGAAATTAAAAGGCGAAGGGTTTATTCTGGTATACCGCTTCACCAAAAACTTCGTGTATGAATCAGGCTTTCTTAGGGAAGATCAATTAGGTAATTTCAAGGAAGGTTTCGGGTACGTTATGTTAGTTAATTATGAAGAATCTCCGGTAGGGCCATATAGAGAATTGCTGTTTATCCCCGGTAAATTTGGCCCAGAAAACAAGCAGAGTATCACCAAAATCTACGTAGACAGCGATGCAAGTACAGAAAACGGGCGCTTCAATTGGGGAATTCCCAAGGAAACCGTTCCATTTATTTGGAACAAAGAAAGTAATGTGACCACTGTTGGAGTAGGAAGTGAAGAAAACCCTATTTGGTTCAGCAAAATCAGGACTGGTTCAATTCCCCTTCCAGTCTCTACCAAAATTTTGCCCATTCATCTCTTGCAACATCTAAATGACCAAAAATACCTCACCAAGCCTGAAGGAAAAGGGTGGGGAAAGCTAGCTAAACTAGAGAAAGTTCATATTGATCCACTTGGATTCCCTGACATCAGCCAACTAAAACCATTGATGTGTGTACATGTGAACCCTTTTTGGATGTCATTCCCTCTACCAAAGCTTGTATGA
- the murA gene encoding UDP-N-acetylglucosamine 1-carboxyvinyltransferase has product MSSFKVKGGVRLKGEIVPQGAKNEALQILCAVLLTPEKVTIHKIPNIRDVNKLIELLGDMGVKVEQLGPESYSFQADNVNTSYLDTDEFLTKASALRGSVMILGPLLARFGHGRLSKPGGDKIGRRRMDTHFYGFQKLGAEFHYDSKKEIYYIDGKNLKGAYMLLDEASVTGTANIVMAAVMAEGKTTIYNAACEPYLQQLCDMLNRMGAKITGIGSNLLYIEGVKQLKGTEHTMLPDMIEIGSFIGMAAMTQSEITIKDAHIHRLGIIPDTFKRMGIKMEFRGDDIFIPAQKHYEIETFIDGSILTVADAIWPGFTPDLLSIVLVTATQAKGTVLVHQKMFESRLFFVDKLIDMGAQIILCDPHRATVIGLDRKYPLRGIRMTSPDIRAGVSLLIAAMSAEGTSIIDNIEQIDRGYQYIDQRLNALGADIQRV; this is encoded by the coding sequence ATGTCATCATTCAAAGTGAAAGGCGGTGTACGCCTCAAAGGGGAAATAGTCCCTCAAGGAGCCAAAAATGAGGCGCTCCAAATTTTATGTGCAGTACTACTCACCCCAGAAAAAGTTACCATACATAAAATCCCCAATATCCGCGATGTCAACAAATTGATTGAACTCTTGGGTGACATGGGTGTAAAGGTGGAGCAACTGGGTCCAGAATCTTATTCCTTTCAGGCGGACAATGTCAATACTAGCTATCTGGATACCGATGAATTTTTAACTAAAGCATCTGCATTAAGAGGTTCCGTGATGATCCTAGGTCCTTTATTGGCAAGATTTGGTCATGGAAGACTTTCCAAACCAGGTGGTGACAAAATCGGAAGAAGGAGAATGGACACCCATTTTTATGGCTTCCAAAAGCTCGGTGCTGAATTCCATTACGACAGCAAAAAAGAGATTTATTACATCGACGGGAAAAATCTGAAGGGTGCATATATGTTGCTTGATGAGGCATCCGTCACAGGTACAGCGAATATTGTAATGGCCGCTGTCATGGCAGAGGGTAAAACAACCATCTACAATGCCGCTTGTGAACCCTATTTGCAGCAATTGTGTGATATGCTCAACCGAATGGGGGCTAAAATTACTGGCATCGGTTCAAACTTGCTATACATTGAAGGTGTCAAGCAATTGAAAGGTACAGAACATACCATGTTGCCAGATATGATCGAAATTGGATCATTCATAGGTATGGCTGCTATGACCCAGTCTGAAATCACGATCAAAGATGCGCATATACATCGATTAGGTATTATTCCCGACACCTTCAAACGTATGGGCATCAAAATGGAATTTAGAGGTGATGACATTTTTATCCCAGCTCAGAAACACTACGAAATTGAGACATTTATCGATGGCTCTATTTTGACAGTGGCTGATGCCATTTGGCCTGGTTTTACGCCTGACCTTTTGAGTATTGTGTTGGTGACTGCCACACAAGCTAAAGGAACAGTTTTAGTGCATCAGAAAATGTTTGAAAGCCGTCTCTTCTTTGTCGATAAGTTGATTGATATGGGAGCTCAAATCATCCTCTGTGACCCACATCGCGCCACCGTTATCGGATTGGATAGAAAGTATCCGCTAAGAGGTATTCGTATGACTTCACCTGATATCAGAGCTGGGGTGTCTCTATTAATTGCAGCCATGTCTGCTGAAGGCACATCCATCATCGACAATATCGAACAAATCGACCGAGGCTACCAATATATTGACCAACGTCTCAATGCACTTGGAGCAGATATCCAACGAGTGTAA
- a CDS encoding DUF4290 domain-containing protein codes for MENIESNKHAVTLKEYGKNIQRLAIHIAGIENREKRTASIYTLVEIVKQLNPHMRSESDQKIWDDIHIMSGFTLDVDGPFPSPEEDLLTRKPQSVGYPKGEVKFKHYGRNIEKLIEKAIEIEDNEEQETAIIYIGQLMRSFHSTWNRDNFDDGIILDDIKTLSKGKLHIDLEKVKEMGLFETNTRRDFKLPSDMEKEKSNGDRRKNFGKDRRRNGGHAKKRR; via the coding sequence ATGGAAAATATAGAAAGCAATAAACACGCCGTGACCTTGAAGGAATACGGCAAAAACATCCAGCGACTGGCTATTCATATAGCCGGTATTGAGAATAGAGAAAAACGAACGGCAAGTATCTATACCTTGGTGGAAATCGTCAAGCAACTCAATCCTCACATGCGCAGCGAGTCCGATCAAAAAATTTGGGATGACATCCACATTATGTCTGGATTTACCTTAGATGTAGATGGCCCATTCCCATCCCCAGAGGAAGATTTACTCACCCGCAAACCACAGTCCGTGGGGTATCCCAAAGGAGAGGTGAAATTCAAACACTATGGCAGAAACATCGAAAAACTCATCGAAAAAGCCATAGAGATAGAAGATAATGAGGAACAGGAAACTGCCATCATTTACATCGGTCAATTGATGCGCTCATTCCATTCTACATGGAATCGTGATAATTTTGACGATGGCATCATTTTAGATGATATTAAAACCTTGTCCAAAGGAAAACTTCATATCGATTTAGAAAAAGTCAAAGAAATGGGACTTTTCGAAACCAACACACGAAGAGATTTCAAACTACCTTCCGACATGGAGAAAGAGAAATCCAATGGAGATCGTAGAAAGAATTTTGGGAAAGATAGAAGGAGAAACGGCGGTCACGCAAAAAAACGCAGGTAA
- a CDS encoding SDR family NAD(P)-dependent oxidoreductase, whose product MKIINKKILITGAASGIGKSLVKVLYKENKVLAVDKDNIALQRLKEEFVTISCVPINLLEEGAVFNSVDLAEQWLGGIDLCFANAGLGYYDSWQQILPQQAKEIFTLNVLIPMEYAHLLKRKYPEQTPRLIITASAIAFWAIPGYSYYSASKAAIRQFAKGIWTEQDGKWLTLVHPVATKTSFFEKAGNGVPMAWPVQTADEVAKAIIQGVEAEKKEIFPSKLFWLSLQLNKLFLFIKPIYQSIELSKLKLYQRKSSTLSKTN is encoded by the coding sequence ATGAAGATCATTAATAAAAAAATCTTGATTACAGGCGCTGCCTCAGGCATAGGAAAATCCCTTGTTAAGGTATTATACAAAGAAAATAAGGTCTTAGCGGTAGATAAAGACAACATCGCATTACAAAGATTAAAAGAAGAGTTTGTAACCATCTCTTGTGTACCCATCAATCTATTAGAAGAAGGAGCGGTTTTTAATTCAGTTGACTTAGCAGAACAATGGTTGGGGGGAATTGACCTTTGCTTTGCCAATGCAGGACTTGGGTATTACGATTCATGGCAACAGATTCTACCGCAGCAGGCCAAGGAGATTTTCACTTTAAATGTTCTGATTCCCATGGAATATGCACATTTATTGAAAAGAAAATATCCTGAACAAACACCCCGATTAATTATCACAGCCTCTGCTATTGCTTTTTGGGCAATTCCAGGGTATAGTTATTACAGCGCAAGCAAGGCTGCAATCAGGCAATTTGCAAAAGGTATTTGGACGGAACAAGATGGGAAATGGTTGACTCTTGTACACCCTGTAGCTACTAAAACGTCTTTTTTTGAAAAGGCAGGAAATGGAGTTCCCATGGCTTGGCCGGTACAAACAGCGGACGAGGTGGCAAAAGCAATCATTCAAGGCGTTGAAGCAGAGAAAAAAGAAATATTCCCTTCCAAGTTATTTTGGCTTTCCTTACAGCTCAACAAACTATTCCTCTTCATTAAACCTATCTACCAGAGCATAGAACTATCTAAACTTAAATTATACCAACGAAAATCTTCAACTCTTTCCAAAACCAATTAA
- a CDS encoding ATP-dependent helicase encodes MDYLKGLNPPQREAVEHTEGPVMIIAGAGSGKTRVLTFRIAHLIHSKGIDAFNILSLTFTNKAAAEMKHRIEKLIGLEARNTWMGTFHSIFAKILRVEADKIGYPSNFTIYDTDDSKSLIRTIVKEMKLDDKVYKPNTVLSRISGAKNRLISWETYLNDPYIKADDDAAMKPRMGEIYRTYQKRLFKAGAMDFDDLLFNTNVLFRDHADVLNKYQQRFKYVMVDEFQDTNVSQYLITKKLAAVHQNICVVGDDAQSIYAFRGADIQNILNFERDYPDLFVVKLEQNYRSTKNIVHAANSIIAKNKAQLKKTVWTQNQEGDQIELMKASSDNEEGRMVATTIFEEKNNKKLHNSDFAVLYRTNSQSRSIEEALRKMNITYKIVGGLSFYQRKEIKDLMAYLRFVVNHDDEEAFKRVINYPKRGIGDTTVERILVAAYEHDIPLWEVLTNANAFLSGRAANLVDDFATMVKSFRIEMERKDAFEVASSVAKQSGLLRDLYEDKTIEGLNRYENVQELLNAIKEYVDNPENEEKSLGAFLQEIALLTDNDRDKDETDAVTLMTIHSSKGLEFKQVFVVGMEEDLFPSQMMMQSREDLEEERRLFYVATTRAMDRLYLTYALTRYRFGRLLNCEPSRFLEEVDPNCIRVNKRFTASPAGALRTESVEPRSGFVGIKKNPSVRPLTTAKVHTPSPDFKPSNTNNLQEGMNVEHPKFGFGLVQKIETEGINKKATIVFDNFGEKVLLLSFAKLRIV; translated from the coding sequence ATGGACTATTTAAAAGGACTTAATCCCCCACAACGAGAAGCAGTAGAACACACCGAAGGCCCCGTCATGATTATAGCCGGAGCTGGCTCGGGAAAAACACGTGTACTGACGTTTAGAATTGCACATTTGATTCATTCCAAAGGCATCGATGCCTTCAACATCCTCTCGCTAACCTTTACCAACAAAGCTGCAGCGGAAATGAAACACCGCATCGAAAAACTCATCGGTCTGGAAGCCCGAAATACCTGGATGGGTACGTTTCACTCTATTTTTGCTAAAATTCTCCGGGTAGAAGCAGACAAAATTGGTTACCCTAGTAATTTCACCATCTATGACACGGACGATAGCAAATCCCTGATTCGCACCATCGTCAAGGAGATGAAATTGGATGATAAAGTATACAAACCAAATACCGTATTGTCACGGATCTCTGGTGCTAAAAACCGATTGATTTCATGGGAAACGTATCTCAATGACCCCTATATCAAGGCAGACGACGATGCAGCCATGAAACCTCGAATGGGTGAAATCTATCGAACCTATCAAAAAAGGTTATTTAAAGCTGGAGCCATGGATTTTGATGACCTGCTTTTCAATACCAATGTACTCTTCAGAGACCATGCAGATGTACTCAACAAATACCAACAGCGCTTCAAATATGTGATGGTAGACGAGTTTCAGGATACTAACGTATCCCAATACCTGATCACTAAAAAATTGGCTGCCGTGCATCAAAACATATGTGTGGTGGGCGATGATGCCCAAAGTATTTATGCTTTCCGAGGTGCTGACATCCAAAATATTCTCAATTTTGAACGCGACTATCCTGATTTGTTCGTAGTGAAGCTGGAGCAAAACTACCGCTCTACCAAAAACATCGTGCATGCTGCCAACAGCATCATTGCTAAAAACAAAGCCCAACTCAAAAAGACAGTTTGGACCCAAAACCAGGAAGGCGACCAAATCGAATTGATGAAAGCTAGTTCGGACAACGAAGAAGGTCGTATGGTGGCGACCACCATTTTTGAAGAAAAAAACAATAAAAAACTCCACAACAGCGACTTTGCTGTTCTTTACCGTACCAACTCCCAGTCACGGTCTATAGAAGAAGCGCTGCGCAAAATGAACATCACCTATAAAATCGTGGGTGGGCTTTCCTTCTATCAGCGAAAAGAAATCAAAGACCTGATGGCCTACCTTCGGTTTGTGGTCAATCATGACGATGAAGAGGCTTTTAAGCGAGTTATCAACTATCCCAAGAGAGGGATTGGTGACACAACAGTAGAGAGAATTCTCGTCGCAGCATACGAACATGATATTCCTTTGTGGGAAGTATTGACCAATGCCAATGCCTTCCTCAGCGGCCGTGCAGCCAATTTAGTAGATGACTTCGCTACGATGGTCAAAAGTTTCCGCATAGAAATGGAGCGTAAAGACGCCTTCGAAGTTGCCTCCAGTGTAGCCAAACAGTCAGGCTTGTTGAGAGACTTGTATGAGGATAAAACCATTGAAGGACTCAACCGTTATGAGAACGTACAAGAATTGCTGAATGCCATCAAAGAGTATGTGGACAACCCAGAAAATGAAGAGAAAAGTTTGGGTGCCTTTCTGCAAGAAATTGCCTTACTGACAGATAATGATCGGGACAAAGACGAAACAGATGCTGTTACCCTCATGACCATCCACTCCTCCAAAGGTCTGGAGTTCAAGCAGGTTTTTGTGGTAGGCATGGAAGAGGACCTTTTCCCTTCTCAAATGATGATGCAAAGCAGGGAAGACCTAGAAGAAGAACGTCGACTGTTTTATGTGGCAACCACACGTGCCATGGATCGATTGTACCTCACGTATGCGCTGACTCGCTACCGATTTGGCAGACTACTCAATTGTGAACCCAGTAGATTCCTAGAGGAAGTTGACCCCAATTGCATCCGTGTCAACAAACGATTTACAGCCTCCCCTGCCGGTGCACTTCGAACAGAATCGGTTGAGCCACGTTCTGGGTTTGTAGGTATCAAAAAAAATCCTTCTGTGAGGCCACTGACTACCGCTAAGGTCCATACCCCTAGCCCTGACTTCAAGCCATCCAACACCAACAACCTTCAAGAAGGCATGAACGTAGAGCATCCAAAGTTTGGCTTTGGACTTGTTCAAAAGATTGAAACAGAAGGAATCAATAAGAAAGCGACGATTGTATTTGATAATTTTGGAGAAAAGGTATTATTACTTAGCTTTGCAAAGCTCCGAATTGTATAA